The DNA region AAAGAGATTACCGAGGGCGATATCCGCGCCTTTCAGGCGGCGATGACTGAGGCGAAGGGACCGGTCTTCGCTCATTGCAAGAGCGGCACGCGGGCATTGACACTCTATGTGCTGGGCGAGGTGCTCGACGGGCGGATGAAGCCGGAGGACGTCCAGACCTTCGGCGAAGGCCTCGGTTTCGATCTTGCCGGCGCGCGCCGCTGGCTCGAAAAAGCGGCAAGCCAGCGGCTTCAGGTGAAGGCCTTTTTCGAGCCCCGCACCTGCAGCGTGCAATATGTCGCGTCAGATCGGGTGACGAAACGCTGTGCGATCATCGATCCGGTATTCGACTTCGACGAGATGTCGGGCGCGACGGGAACGGTGAGCGCCGACGCCATCCTTGCCTATATCGAGAGCGAGGGGATGACGGTCGAGTGGATACTCGACACACATCCGCATGCCGATCACTTCTCCGCCGCCCATTATCTCAAGGAAAAGACCGGCGCGCAGACGGCGATCGGCGTCCATATCACCGATGTGCAGAGGCTTTGGAAAGAGATCTATAACTGGCCGGCGCTAGCGACCAACGGCTCGCAGTGGGACCGGCTGTTTGCCGATGGCGACACGTTTGAAATCGGCGGCCTTACGGCCCGCGTGATGTTTTCGCCCGGCCATACGCTGGCATCGGTGACCTATGTGATCGGCGACGCCGCCTTTGTGCACGATACGATGTTCACGCCGGATTCAGGGACTGCGCGCGCGGATTTTCCGGGCGGCAGTGCGGCCGCTCTCTGGCACTCGATCCAGGCGATCCTGTCGCTGCCGGAGGAGACCCGCCTCTTTTCCGGCCATGATTACCAGCCGGGCGGTCGTCACCCGCGCTGGGAAAGCACGGTCGCAGCCCAAAAGCGCGCCAATCCGCATATTGCAGGCATGGATGAGGCCGGTTTCGTGGCGCTGCGTCAGGTGCGCGACCGTACGCTGCCCAAGCCGAAGCTGATGCTGCATGCGCTGCAGGTCAACATTCGCGGCGGTCGGCTGCCGGAACCAGAGGAGAATGGCCGCCGGTATCTGAAGATCCCGCTGGATGCCTTATGATGGAGGCGGCGAGGTGCCGACTGCCGGCATGAACTCGCTGGCCTTTTTCCCGGACTGGCCTATGATTTCCCAGAATGTATGCGCCTGGTCGAACGGAGTTTCGAAATGCTCGAACGAAATCAGCTTCCTTTGCGCCCGGCAGCTCCCGGTTTCGCCGTCGCCTGGGTCACGGTCATTGCCGGCGTCAGTGTCGCTCTCAGCCTGCTTTTCGCCTGCGTCACGCCTTTCGTTGCCCTGGCGGCAGTCTCGGCTGTCGTTCTTCCCCGGAAGATGGCGATAATGGCGGTGCTGCTCGCCTGGCTTGCCAACCAGACGGTCGGATATCTCATACTCGGCTATCCCCAGACCTTCGACAGTTTTGCTTGGGGGCTGACGATCGGTATCGCCGCATTTGCATCGCTCGTGGCATCACTCGGCGTGCTTCGCCTCAAGGCCGGCCCTGCCGCCACCATGGCCGGCGCCTTTATCGCCGGGTTCGTCGCGTATGAAGCTGTGCTCTTAGCCGCGACGGTAGTGCTTCCTTCCGGCGATGACGCGTTTTCGGCAGCGGTCGTCGCCGAGGTTCTTTTGATCAATTCTCTCGCTGTGATCGGACTGATCTGCCTGCATGCCGGTGCAGCGGCCGGCCGCGCGCTTGTTGCAGCACAGCCGGGACCGGCGCTGCCTTAGGCCTTTGCCTTCACGCATGTCGTTTCAAAGCTGCCCGGTGGCCTTCCGACGCTGCGCAGAATGTGTGAAGGCGGGTTGAGATAGCGGCCGCCAACGGCTATCTCGTTCAGACCCGCAAGCGGATCCTCCGCCAAACCACAAGGCGCATAGCTTCCATGAGCCCCGATTTCCTCGTTACCCATTCCGGTGGTTTCCATGCCGACGAACTGCTGTCGAGCGTCATCCTGACGCGGCTTTTCCCGCAGGCGCGTCTGATCCGCAGCCGGGCGCCGGAATGGATTACGCCAGCCCCGGACCGGATCATCTATGATGTCGGCGGAGCCTATGATCCTGCCGCGGGCATATTCGATCATCATCAGCGCGGCGCGCCGCTGCGCGACGATGGCCAGCCCTACAGCTCGTTCGGCCTGATCTGGAAGCATTATGGCCGCGAATATCTCGCAGCCTCCGGTCTTCCCGATCATTATGTCGAAGCCCTCCACGCCGCTTTCGACATTGGTTTCGTGCTGCCGATCGACCTGACCGACAATGGCGCGCTCAGCCCGTCGGGTCCTTTGGCGGGCCTGACGCTGCCGGCGCTGCTCGAGACCCTGAAACCGGTGTTCGATGAGGTGGAACCTGAGGCTGACGATCGTGCCTTCCATGCGGCGCTGGCCATTGCACGCCGTTTCATCGATGCCGGGATCGCCCAGAGGGCCGCAAAACTGCGGGCCGAGGCGATCGTGTATCGGGCGATCGGGGCTGCGGCGCAGGGGCGCATTCTGGAATTGCCGAGAGGGATGCCCTTCCGCCCAGCCATCGTCAAGGCCGGCGCCGACCAGCTGCTGTTCGTCGTCCACCCGCGCGAAAAGGATTGGTGCGTGACCGGCATTCGCCGCGCCGACGACGGGTTCGAGCTCCGGGCCGATCTGCCGGCAAGCTGGGCCGGCCTTACCAATGGTGAGCTGGAGGCGGTCTGCGGCATCGAGGGAGCGAGCTTCTGCCATAACGGCCGCTTCATCGCTGCCGCCAAGACCCGAGAGGCGGCGCTTGCCATGGCCGAATTGGCCGTTCAAGAGGCGCTTTCGATCGGAGCATAAGTCGGATGGCGCGGCGCCATTCTCCAGCAGATCATCGCGTGCTGACCGGATTTTGGACCGGCATTCGCGTCGGGCCACAGGGTATCGGATTGTGCCCAAGTGCCAGCAATCGTGGAAGCGATTGACTTGCATCCGCGATGGACTAACTTTAACCCCTAGCAACCACCACCCCCGCGCGAATGATGGCCGAGGGTGAGAGTGGCTGGCGACCTTGAGGAGGATGAGGTTTGCCGTGGATTACCGTGTTATTCTGCTGATCGCCGCATCCGTCATTGCCCTTTCCCCTCCCAACGCTGGAGCGCAGGAGGGGGACGCGACGGCCGGCGCCACCGTTTTCAAAAAATGCGCGACCTGTCATATCGTCGAGTCCGATACGAACAAGGTGGGTCCGTCACTGAACAAGCTGTTCGGCCGAAAGGCCGGAACGCATCCTGATTTTGCTTATTCTGCGGGAATGAAGGCGGCCGGCGAAGGTGGTCTCGTCTGGGACGAGACTACGTTGCGTGACTATCTGCACAATCCGAAAGCCAAGGTGAAGGGCACCAAAATGGCCTTTGCAGGGGTGAAGGATGACCAGGAGATCACCAATCTTATCGCCTATCTCAAACAATATTCCCAATGATGGGGAATACTTCCAAATGACGGGTTGCCGGCGGCGGCGCATGCCTAAATCGCCGTAATTGCCGACATTTTCTATTTGTGCGATAATAAACTCGACATTTGTGGAGTGCGGTTTCACGGTCGGTCGGCCCAGGAGGGGCGGAAATGGCTGTTGTACTGGTTCTCGTCCTGGTTGTTGTTGGCTCCGTGCTGTTCCATGTGCTGAGCCCGTGGTGGTGGACGCCGATTGCGTCCAACTGGAGTTATATCGACAACACGCTCGTCATCACCTTCTGGATCACCGGCATCGTCTTCGTGGCGGTGATTTCCTTCATGGCCTATTGCGTCTTCCGCTTCCGCCACAGACCGGGCAACCGGGCGCATTATGAGCCCGAAAATCGCAAGCTGGAATTGGTTCTGGCCTCGGGAACGGCGGTTGGCGTTGCGGCAATGCTGGCGCCCGGCCTGATCGTCTGGAACCAGTTCATCACAGTGCCTGCCGATGCCGCATCGGTCGAAGTCGTCAGCCAGCAGTGGCTGTGGAGCTTCCGCCTGCCGGGCGCGGACGGAAAGCTCGGCCGTGCCGAGACGCGTGACGTCACTTCCGACAATCCGCTCGGCCTCGACAAGAACGATGCGAACGGCCTCGACGACATCATCGTCGAAGGCGGCGAGCTTCATCTGCCGATCGGTAAGCCGGTGCATATCCTGCTGCGCTCCGTCGATGTGCTTCATGATTTCTACGTGCCGGAATTCCGCGCGAAGATGGACATGATCCCCGGTATGGTCACCTATTTCTGGCTGACACCGACGCGCACAGGCACGTTCGAGATTCTCTGCGCTGAACTCTGCGGCGTCGGTCATCCACAGATGCGCGGCACCGTCATCGTCGACAGCGAGGCAGACTATCAGACCTGGCTGGGGCAGCAGCAGACATTCAC from Rhizobium sp. NLR16a includes:
- a CDS encoding cytochrome c oxidase subunit II; the protein is MAVVLVLVLVVVGSVLFHVLSPWWWTPIASNWSYIDNTLVITFWITGIVFVAVISFMAYCVFRFRHRPGNRAHYEPENRKLELVLASGTAVGVAAMLAPGLIVWNQFITVPADAASVEVVSQQWLWSFRLPGADGKLGRAETRDVTSDNPLGLDKNDANGLDDIIVEGGELHLPIGKPVHILLRSVDVLHDFYVPEFRAKMDMIPGMVTYFWLTPTRTGTFEILCAELCGVGHPQMRGTVIVDSEADYQTWLGQQQTFTQLTASSGEPPPAN
- the blh gene encoding bifunctional sulfur transferase/dioxygenase Blh, which codes for MMPVRVNERISVAGQPDPAGFVDFAKEGFAAIINARPDGEEPGQPGNAAEKISAAAAGLSYSFVPVNGKEITEGDIRAFQAAMTEAKGPVFAHCKSGTRALTLYVLGEVLDGRMKPEDVQTFGEGLGFDLAGARRWLEKAASQRLQVKAFFEPRTCSVQYVASDRVTKRCAIIDPVFDFDEMSGATGTVSADAILAYIESEGMTVEWILDTHPHADHFSAAHYLKEKTGAQTAIGVHITDVQRLWKEIYNWPALATNGSQWDRLFADGDTFEIGGLTARVMFSPGHTLASVTYVIGDAAFVHDTMFTPDSGTARADFPGGSAAALWHSIQAILSLPEETRLFSGHDYQPGGRHPRWESTVAAQKRANPHIAGMDEAGFVALRQVRDRTLPKPKLMLHALQVNIRGGRLPEPEENGRRYLKIPLDAL
- a CDS encoding cytochrome c family protein; the encoded protein is MDYRVILLIAASVIALSPPNAGAQEGDATAGATVFKKCATCHIVESDTNKVGPSLNKLFGRKAGTHPDFAYSAGMKAAGEGGLVWDETTLRDYLHNPKAKVKGTKMAFAGVKDDQEITNLIAYLKQYSQ
- a CDS encoding MYG1 family protein, with amino-acid sequence MSPDFLVTHSGGFHADELLSSVILTRLFPQARLIRSRAPEWITPAPDRIIYDVGGAYDPAAGIFDHHQRGAPLRDDGQPYSSFGLIWKHYGREYLAASGLPDHYVEALHAAFDIGFVLPIDLTDNGALSPSGPLAGLTLPALLETLKPVFDEVEPEADDRAFHAALAIARRFIDAGIAQRAAKLRAEAIVYRAIGAAAQGRILELPRGMPFRPAIVKAGADQLLFVVHPREKDWCVTGIRRADDGFELRADLPASWAGLTNGELEAVCGIEGASFCHNGRFIAAAKTREAALAMAELAVQEALSIGA